The Erigeron canadensis isolate Cc75 chromosome 4, C_canadensis_v1, whole genome shotgun sequence genome window below encodes:
- the LOC122598344 gene encoding protein IQ-domain 26-like, which produces MGKTLRWFKGLFGLKKESKSGERKDKVPSCIGRRSRRNPVTSPPLKQGCYNINEQNRRAIAVAAATTAAADAAVAAAQAAVAFVRLTSQNRFVTTVADRENSAAIKIQTHFRGYLSKKALKALKSLVKLQAVVRGFLVRKKTVETLHGMEALFRARSNVYAHKFRLQEDKFHSKRSLKKASEGRSRRTSSSYPIPIDGRSNLIDVQPNLSKSRLLRANTWAWSAESNTQTPSPLFVNPHRLSVPGFPNYYDYEPRFSTTHNTPRFAYSCGPNMYKSIYNDLSKDDSYTGNPSYMSKTESFRAKARSKSAPKQRPDYGLGPKRRASLPEVECGPIMEKSKSPSLLEISSFKNCVMRKIGKSPKV; this is translated from the exons aTGGGAAAAACATTAAGGTGGTTTAAGGGATTGTTTGGTTTAAAGAAAGAATCGAAATCCGGAGAACGGAAAGACAAGGTTCCGTCATGCATTGGTCGTCGTTCACGTCGAAACCCCGTCACTTCTCCGCCATTGAAACAAGGTTGTTACAACATTAATGAGCAAAACAGACGTGCCATCGCAGTTGCCGCAGCCACTACAGCTGCTGCTGATGCAGCCGTCGCTGCTGCCCAGGCCGCCGTTGCATTCGTCAGGTTGACTAGTCAGAATCGGTTTGTCACCACCGTGGCGGATCGTGAGAATTCAGCCGctatcaaaattcaaactcattttcGTGGGTATTTG TCAAAAAAAGCACTGAAGGCATTGAAATCTCTAGTGAAGCTTCAAGCAGTCGTAAGAGGTTTTCTAGTGAGGAAAAAAACAGTTGAGACTTTGCACGGAATGGAAGCTCTATTTAGAGCAAGATCGAATGTTTATGCGCACAAGTTTCGTCTTCAAGAGGATAAATTTCATTCCAAAAGATCACTC aAGAAGGCTAGTGAGGGAAGGAGTAGAAGGACTTCATCTTCTTATCCAATTCCTATTGATGGAAGGTCTAACCTTATTGATGTGCAACCTAACCTGTCCAAATCAAGATTGTTAAGGGCAAACACATGGGCTTGGTCTGCAGAATCGAATACCCAAACCCCGTCCCCACTTTTTGTTAACCCACATCGTCTTTCAGTTCCCGGTTTTCCAAACTATTATGATTACGAGCCTCGCTTCTCTACAACCCACAACACCCCTCGTTTCGCCTACTCTTGTGGGCCAAACATGTACAAGTCTATCTACAATGACCTTTCTAAGGATGACTCATACACGGGCAACCCGAGTTACATGTCGAAAACCGAGTCTTTTAGGGCCAAGGCTAGGTCCAAGAGTGCACCAAAGCAAAGACCAGATTACGGGCTTGGGCCCAAAAGGAGAGCCAGTCTTCCTGAGGTGGAATGTGGGCCAATAATGGAAAAGTCAAAGTCACCATCACTTCTAGAAATTAGTAGTTTTAAGAATTGTGTAATGAGAAAGATTGGAAAGTCCCCAAAAGTCTAA